From Pseudomonas fluorescens:
TGCGTTTGGGCACCCTGGCGCGGGTGGTTCGGTGGGGTTTGCCGACCCTGAACATGATGTTGCGTTCGGTTTTGTGACTAATACGTTGGGGCCGTATGTACTTATGGACCCTCGTGCGCAGAAGTTGGTCGGAATATTGGCCGGTTGTCTGTAAACCCCTTGCTGTTTCACGTTTTTTTGTTACAAATGCAAGTATAAGAAGACGCTGAGCGAAATGTTGTAACTTTAATGTTCTGGAAGCGTCTGTTTAACGGGTCATCCAGACCCCCCGGTTTTTTTCTCATTTTGTGGATATCTCATGTTATCGAACAAGTCCTTGGCACTGGCGCTGTGCCTCACTATTACTGGTTGCGCACAAACTCCACAAAATGATGCCGAAGGGGGGCATTGGTGGTCATTTGGATCTGATAAGGCTGCCACCAAGGACGCAGTGAGCCAAACCGACGCCAAGCCGGACGCTAAACCTGCCGCTGGCGCCAAGCCTGCTGCCCCGGTCGCTGCTGCTGCTGCCCCAGCTCCAGCCCCAGCCCCAGCGCCGGTTGCCAAGGCTGACACCGGCTCCAGCTGGTGGCCGTTCTCCTCCAAGAGTGCCGACGAAAAGGCCGCCGATGCCAAGGCTGACCTGACGGCCGACCTCAAGGCCGCGACGCCGGCACCCGCCGCCGCGCCAGCTGTCGCCAAGAATGACACCGAAACCCACTGGTGGTGGCCGTTCGAAAGCAAGCCCAAGCCACTGGCCAAGGTCGACGTGACCAACGTACCGATGCCCGACCCGAAAATCACCCAGGCCTGGCTGGACGACTATGAACCGCGCCTGCGCGCCGCTATCAAGGACAGCAACCTGCAACTGGAGCGCCGCGATAACGTATTGGTGGTGATTGCCCCGGTAGACGGCTCCTACAACCCGAAACGCCCGGCGATGTTGTTGCCGGTTACCCTGGGCCCGTTCACCCGCGTTGCCAAGGCTGTTGAAGCCGATCCGAAAACCGCCGTACTGGTGCTGGGCCACGTGGATGCCACCGGTTCCGCTCCGGCCAGCCAGGCGTTGACCAAGGAGCGCGCGCAGTCCATCGCTTCGATTTTCAGCCTCAGCGGCCTGAAGCAAGACCGCTTGATGCTGCGTGGCATGGGCGACCTTATGCCGCGTGCCGCCAACGACAGCAATCAGGGGCGTGCGCTGAATCGTCGCATGGAAATCATGTTCACTCAGCGTACAACGATGTTGGCCTTGCTGAGTAAGTACAACTCCGGCAAGACGCCACCTGTCGCTGAAATGGTTGCCGTGCAGGATGTTCCAGCGCCGGCACCGGCTGCCAAGACTGCGGCGAAAAAGGCGCCTGTCGCCAAGAAAGCCGCCGCCAAGCCAGCTGCCAAAAAGGCCCCAGCCAAGCCGGCTGCGAAGAAACCGGCTCCGGCCAAAGCCAAGGCTGCTACGCCGGCGGCGAACGACCAGGCGAAAAACTGATCCGTTGAACCAGAAGGATAAAGTCGCATGACCCAGGCACTGGCCGATATGCGCCGTGACTACACACGGGACGGTTTGAGCGAGGCCCAGGCCCCGGATGAGCCGTTTGCCTTGTTTCACCAGTGGTTTGCCGATGCGGTGAAAACCGAGCAGCCACCGGTGGAGGCCAATGCCATGACCCTGGCCACGGTAGACCAGGACGGTCGTCCGCACTGTCGCATCCTGTTGCTCAAGGGCCTGGATGCACAGGGCTTTACCTTCTTTACCAACTATCAGAGCGCCAAGGGCGAACAGCTCGCGGCGCGGCCGTTCGCGGCCATGACCTTTTTCTGGCCGACCCTGGAGCGCCAGGTGCGCATTGAAGGGCGGGTCGTCAAGGTGACGCCCGAAGAGTCGGACGCCTATTACCAGGTCCGCCCCCTGGGCAGTCGCCTGGGCGCGTGGGCTTCCCCGCAGAGCCAGGTCATTCGTGATCGCGAGGCGCTGCAGGAACTGCTCAAGGCTACCGAACAGCGTTTCAGCGACACCCAGCCCGACTGCCCCGAGCACTGGGGTGGCTACCGTTTGCTGCCCGAGCGTATTGAGTTCTGGCAAGGCCGCGCCAGCCGCCTGCATGACCGCCTGAACTATCGCCTGCAAGGCGCGGACTGGACCCGCGAGCGCCTGGCGCCCTGAGCGGCACCTTTCGTCATCTCTCCTGAATCAAGCCGATCACACCGAAGTCTCTGTTCAAGAGTCTTCGGGCGTGTAGTGCTGTGCGGCGTTCTTTAGCCAGAGCGGCAGGTCGTTCCGCTTGATCTTCAAGGCCCGGGCCTTCTCTAGCTGTTGCAGCATAAAGGCGCGCTTGTGCAGGTCGTTGCCCGCCAGGGACAGCGCCAGGTCGCGGTCTATCCAACGCCTGATGCGCACGTACAACCAACCATGGAAGTACAGACCAGCGGCGGTAATGACTACAATGATGAAATAATCCATGAAGTTCCTGGTTATGTTGAGCGTGCTACCGTTCGTCGGTATTTTGGGTACTGGCAGTCTGTACTCAGGCTGAATGAAAGCAATTTTCTGCCGGGCTTGCCGTGACAGGCGTCAAGCTGCAGCGTCTAATGAATACCTGTCCTTTGGAGTTGATGCTATGCGTAAGTCCGTTTTACTGGTTGCCTGCTTTACCACCCTGTCGCTGCTGCTGGGTGGCTGCGCTTCGAGTCTGACCGGCGACTCGTACTCCCGTGACGAAGCGCGTCGTGTGCAGACCGTTCGCATGGGGACCATTGAATCCCTGCGTCCGGTGAAAATCGAAGGCACCAAGACCCCAATCGGCGGCGCAGCGGGTGCAGTCATCGGCGGTGTCGGCGGCAGCGCCATCGGCGGCGGCCGTGGCAGTATCGTTACCGCAGTCATCGGCGCCGTTGCTGGCGGCCTGCTGGGTTCGGCCACTGAAGAAGGCCTGACCCGTACCCAGGGCGTGGAAATCACCGTTCGTGAAGACGACGGCAGCATGCGCGCCTACGTACAGGCCGTGCAGGAAAATGAAATCTTCCGCATCGGCGACCGCGTGCGCATCATGACCGTTGATGGCACCAGCCGCGTGACTCGCTAAACGTCAGTCGTAGAAACACAAAACCCCAACCGGGTGACTGGTTGGGGTTTTTTTATGGGGGCGGCCAGTGCGCGGCTGGCGTTGTGTCTGTCCAGGTACGCACGACCTGTGACGAGGGAGCAAGCTCCCTCGCTACAATGATGCGCGTCGCCGAACCTCTCAGGCCTTCTTGCGACTTGCCATCGCCGTCACGCCATACCCAATACATGCCGCCAATATCGACCCGGTCAGGATCCCCATTCGATCTTCCCCGGCAAACTCGCTGGCGCCCGGCACAAAGGCCAGTGAGCCGACAAACAGGCTCATGGTGAAGCCGATACCGCACAGGATCGCCACGCCAAATACCTGGCCCCAGTTGGCACCGCTGGGCAGGGCAGCGAGGCCGGTCTTGATGGCCAGCCAGGTGAGGCCGAACACGCCGATGGTCTTGCCGATCAGCAGGCCTAGGGCGATGCCCATGGGCACATGGTGGGTAAAGCTTTCCAGGCTGACGCCGTTGAGGGACACGCCGGCGTTGGCGAAGGCGAACAGCGGCAGGATGCCGTAGGCCACCCATGGGTGAAGCGCGTGTTCCAGGGTCAGCAGCGGCGAAGGTTCGGCATTCTTGGTACGCATCGGGATGCAGAACGCCAATGTCACGCCGGCCAAGGTGGCATGCACGCCACTTTTCAGCACGCACACCCATAGGATCAACCCGATGATCAGGTAAGGCGCGAGCTTG
This genomic window contains:
- the pdxH gene encoding pyridoxamine 5'-phosphate oxidase, producing the protein MTQALADMRRDYTRDGLSEAQAPDEPFALFHQWFADAVKTEQPPVEANAMTLATVDQDGRPHCRILLLKGLDAQGFTFFTNYQSAKGEQLAARPFAAMTFFWPTLERQVRIEGRVVKVTPEESDAYYQVRPLGSRLGAWASPQSQVIRDREALQELLKATEQRFSDTQPDCPEHWGGYRLLPERIEFWQGRASRLHDRLNYRLQGADWTRERLAP
- a CDS encoding glycine zipper 2TM domain-containing protein, whose translation is MRKSVLLVACFTTLSLLLGGCASSLTGDSYSRDEARRVQTVRMGTIESLRPVKIEGTKTPIGGAAGAVIGGVGGSAIGGGRGSIVTAVIGAVAGGLLGSATEEGLTRTQGVEITVREDDGSMRAYVQAVQENEIFRIGDRVRIMTVDGTSRVTR
- a CDS encoding OmpA family protein — its product is MLSNKSLALALCLTITGCAQTPQNDAEGGHWWSFGSDKAATKDAVSQTDAKPDAKPAAGAKPAAPVAAAAAPAPAPAPAPVAKADTGSSWWPFSSKSADEKAADAKADLTADLKAATPAPAAAPAVAKNDTETHWWWPFESKPKPLAKVDVTNVPMPDPKITQAWLDDYEPRLRAAIKDSNLQLERRDNVLVVIAPVDGSYNPKRPAMLLPVTLGPFTRVAKAVEADPKTAVLVLGHVDATGSAPASQALTKERAQSIASIFSLSGLKQDRLMLRGMGDLMPRAANDSNQGRALNRRMEIMFTQRTTMLALLSKYNSGKTPPVAEMVAVQDVPAPAPAAKTAAKKAPVAKKAAAKPAAKKAPAKPAAKKPAPAKAKAATPAANDQAKN